The DNA sequence CTTCCTATCAATGATTTCAAATTAAAGTTCGCAGTTCAGGCTGTCTACTGATTctctgaaaacaaataatgatATGTTCTACTGCTAATAGATCAGTTTTCACAAGCTGATTTAGTGTTCTAATTTCACATTGTTCAACACCCGTAACTTGTATGTTTTTCTGTTCATAGTTCACACTGCTCAACATCCACAACTTGTTTCATTCGCAACcttgctgctgctgctgcatCTCTTCTAGGGTGGGAATCCTGAGCCTGTGGGTTTAAGCGCGGGTCTGCCACTGGAGTGCTGAGGTCGCACTCAAGTTCTAATGGGTACAAATGTTGTACTGGACGCTCCAGCATGCTTTTAGCGGTTCTGAGTTGGACTGCGCGTATGACGCCGTCGCTGCCCGGGTAGACTTCATTCACCATGGCCAGAGGCCATGTTCCACGGTTTTTGTTGTCGGTTTTCACAGTGATGACATCTCCCCTTTTAGGTTGGAGCTTGGTCACTCTGTGCATCAGATTGTGTGTTTCTCTAAGTGCTGTAAGATATTCCCTCTGCCAACGACTCCACATTTGGTCCTTACAGGTTCGCAGATACACGTCTCTGGATGTCTCGATCTGTTATCCTCCAGGTTTCCTCTTCCGGCAAATGGTTTGTTCGCTGGTACAAGAAGGTCGCGGGCGTTAAAATTGGTAACTCGACGTCATCTTCCACATAGCTCAATGGACGGCGATTAACCTGGGTTTCGACGTCTAGTACCACCTCACTGAGCTCAGACCAGGTTAGAGTAGCGCCACCAATTGTTTTGTACATGGAAGCTTTCACGACTCCAATTAGTCTCTCAAACTGACCCCCCCACCAAGGGGCGCGGCTCAAGTTAAATTTCCATTTGATCTCGTGTTGTTCTAGAAGACCATGGAGACGCTCATCATCTCGTAACTGCCGTAGCCATTTCTCAGCTTTGATGAAGGTACTGCCATTGTCTGAATAGATGACACAAGGTCGTCCGCGACGAGCGATGAACCGCTTGAAACATGCGATAAAGTTGTCTGTCTCCAGGCTGGCTATTAACTCTAGATGTACAACCCTTCAAAGACTGCAAAGTGAAGATAGACAGATAGGCGTTTCGTTGACTATTCTTTCCCTTTTTGTACTTCAATGGTCCAGCAAAATTTAAGCCGATGACTTCAAATGCCCCACCAACTGTGGTTCGATCATCCTGTAACTGACCAGGTATTGGGTTCCTTGCTGGAGTTGCACTGAATCTCTTGCAACCAAAGCACTTGCTTCGGACCGATTTGACCAAGCTACGAAGTGTCGGTACTCAGTATCTCTCTCTTACTGCGGCCATTGTCAGAGTGACTCCCCCGTGCAGTGTCTCACAATGAACTTGATGGACCAGCTTTTGTGTAAACCTTTCACTGCTGGGTAGGTATATCGGAGTTTGCCCTTGTATCCGGCCGTGGCAAGTCATCACTCCCTCTGCATTGGGTCTCAGGTTGAGTTGTTCGCTAAGTTGAGGGTAGCCGGTAGTTTCTTTGTCTCGCCGTTGGACTCGCTTAATCCACCAACCACGTACGTCCTCTATTTCTTCTGTAAGCAGGGGCCcaagtttcatttctttattcttgcagttatgaatgaACTTCTTGATCCATGCGCAGACTCTTAAGGTTCGGCGCAAGCTGGTGTGTTTGAGGAGTTCTTCGAACTTGTCTGGTTCTGGTTTGGTTTGCGCTAGGTTGAGCACTTCCTTAATGACTTTGCCTTCAACTTCTGATGCTGGTGACGATCGAGTGACTGGGTTGATTGGCCACTCGGACTTGTCCTGGAGCCATGCCAGTCCTTGTTGCCAAAATACTGAGTGAACTAGAGCGCCTCTGCTCGCTAGGTCTGCGGGGTTTTCATCCGTAGGAACATACCTCCACTCGATCTCCTTGTATAATTGTATCTTGACAACTCGATTCGCAACAAACTGTTTATACTGGCCATTTCCCTTAATCCAATGAAGTGCGACGGTGCTGTCTAACCATCCAAACACCTTTGTTGAGGGCAAGTTATCTAGAGCGTTGCGTACGTTTATTAACACATTAGCCATGTGCGCTGCAATCAATTCTAGGCGTGGTATAGTCAGCCCCTGTTTGGCAAGTTGACTCTTGGCGACCACTAATCATTGAGTGTTCCCAGATGGTTGGCGTACAACTGCATAGACTGCTGTGCCTACTCCTCATTCTGATGCATCCCCGAAAGAGTGTAGTTCCACTGCTTGTATTTCTTCTCGATAACTTGCTATTGGTCGCGGTACTTGCTGTTCAAAAGGTAATTGCTTCTCCCATTTTTTCCAGTGTTGTAGGAGCGCTCCATTAATCCTCGCGTCCCATGGCGCTTTGGCCTCACACAACTCACGATAGATCTGCTTTGCAGTTAGTGTCAATGGTGCAATCAGGCCTAAGGGATCATAAATCTTAGCCATCTTTCCCAGGATTCCTCGCTTCGTTGGCTGGGTTTCTTCTTCAGGTATCACTACCGCTAAGGTGTCTTGCTCTTGAGTCCTAACATTTTCGATTCAGTTGGTTTAACATTTAGTTGTTGTTTGGCAAATGATTGCTCTTCAGAGGCGACGATTAGGTTTGTATCTTCCTCTAGCTGTTTGACGTTGGAATGCCACTTGTGGAGTTGGAATGTTGCGTTGCTGAATATCTGAACGGCTTTCTCTTTTCGCTGCTGGGCGTGGCTTGTAGTTTGTCCACCCGTTAGTAGATCATCGACATACAAGCTGCGTCGAAGCTCTTCCACTATCTCTGGTTCTCGTTCTTCCCAAGCATCTAAATGGGCCTCGATTATGCCACCGAGCAGGAAGGGCGATGGGGCTAGTCCAAACAGTGCACGAGTGAAACGCAGTATCTCTAACTTCCCGTGCTCACTTTTCCTCCAATGGAATCTTAATGCATCCTGTTCACACTCCCGGATACGTATTTGTAAGAAAGCCTTCTCGATGTCTGCGGTCACAGCTATAGGATATGCTCTCTGTCTCAATAGTATGTCCCAAAGCTTGTTTTGCAATGGAGGACCAGGATAAAGACACTCGTTCAGCAACGGTGACTCTGGCGTTGATCTTGCAGAAGCGTCATAGACTATGCGCATCTTGGTTGTTTCGGCCGTTTCTCTAATCACTGCTTTGTGTGGAATGTAGAATTCTTTCCCCACAATTTCTTCCGTTGCGACTTCAACAATGATTTTCTGGAGTTGCTCGCGTATAATGGCATCGTATTCATCGGTGAGGTTAATGCACTGCAGTTTTCTGGTCAGACTTGACAGGTGCCGTATActtccttgtttgtttgttggcAGTTCTGGATGATTGCCTCGCCATGGTAGTCCGGTTTCATACCATAGTTCCGGTGAGCGCTGCAGTTGTTCCTTAAATTCTGCATGCACCATGCTTTGATCGTGTTCTGGTGTGTCTGCAAGCGCTAGTACGTCAAGCCTGCATAACTCTTCGTAGTCACTCTGTGATGTTTGCTTGAGCAGCATCGTGTTGTGGTCAAATTCTGATCCCGGACTCATAATAAACCATCCAAGCTTAGTTTTCTCCGCCACCGGTTCTCCGTCCTGTCCAATTTGAGGCTTTGTCTCAGTTTTTACGCATGCATATTCCCCGCTTCCTAGTACGACGTGTATGGGAAGTTGTTCCTTTGTGTCACGGTCTGTGATTTTGACTCCTTGCAGATGTGGGTACTCATTTATCAATTGTCCATAATTTGGGTTGTCAATCGATAACAGCACAGCTTTGTTCACCTTGGTCATTTTCACGGACATCTGGTAATTTCCGTCTAAAGATTCCACGACGGTGTTGTACACTTCTTATTTAGTTACCTTGGAGCTCATTAGCATTTCTAcacgttttgttttcgtttcacttGGCTTTTTCTTTAGAAGATCCAATAGCCTCGCAGATGCATATGAACTTCCCGCGACGGTATCTGTCAACGCGCGACACATAATACCATCAACCTTCACTGTCAAAACTGGCATGATGCCTTCATTGTTTCCTCTGGCTGTTATCAACGTCTGGTTCCCGCTGTTCGTTTGTTCACCATCACATATCGAAGAGTGATGACGTTTGTGACGATGTAAGCATGTCTTCTTGCTGAAACACTCCGGGGCACGGTGATTTGGTGTTGCGCAATTGAAACATAGCCGCTTTCTTACCAAAAACTGCTTTCGTTCATTCACGGTTGAGATCTTTTGGCATTCAGATGATCTATGCGTCACATCACCACAATAAACGCATTGGTTTGGCGTACCATGCTTACCACGTGCTTGGAAGAGCTTCCTTGGGCGGTCACGTTTCGAATTAGGCTGCTCTGATGTTTCCCGTTCTGCAATGGGGTTTCGTTTTGTCCAAAGTCTTACTGCCTCTGACAACTGGGCGAAATTCCACTTCTCCCAATCCGGGTCTGTTCGTACAAGGTCTCCATGAATAGCTGGCAGTTTATCCAGTGTCATCGGTACGTTTCCATTAACTTCACTGACTTTATTCATAGTTTCCAATGCTAGGACACAATAAGTCAATTTCTCACTAAACTCACTTATCCTCCTAGGGTTGGCACTTGTGATGACGGGGAGAGCCATTATTTCTTTGACGAACGCCTTGGTTATTTCGGATTCCTTCTCATAGTTGCTAAGTAAAATCGACTTGGCTCTATTGTAGCCCTCAGCTGTAAACGGCAAGGCTTCCACAGCGGTTTTAACCTTGTGACCCAGTAGTCCACATGAATAGGTGAATTTATTGATTGGTGCTATTTCGGCCTTGTCGATCGTCTCTGTAAACTGACCCCAGAACCTCGGCCAATCTAAGTTAGAGCCTTCGAATCTTTGAATTTCGATCTTTGGTAGCTTCGCTTGTGTTTGTTTAGGTGTCCTGCCGCCTTCGTGGCTCGCTTGCGTGACGATTTCAGTCTGAAGTTTCATCTTTTGTTCATGCAGTTTCATCTCGAAGTTAAGCTGATCTTCAGGCGCGGCTGTCTCTTCTTGGTGTCTTCTGTTCTTGAGCCATTTGCGAAGCTTCCCCACTTCTTCGTCGGCTTTCATTAACTGAAGGTCAATCATAGTGTTCCACGTACCTATGTCATCAAGATCTTCATCTGCTTCTATCTTCAAGGCTTCCAACACACGCTTTAACTCATCCGCTTGAGATATTGTAGATCTTAATGCTCCCATATGTCTTTCAATAGCTTCTAAAGATCCTGACTGTAGCACTTGGTTCGTTCTCTTTGCATGGATTTCTAGTTGTGTAAGTTTCATTTGCAGTTTTCCCTTTGCGTTCTCCATCTCCATCGATGGCGTAGGTTTAAAATATAGAATTCAGGACTTATTATACTCACAACCATGTAGATAGTGGTCCCGTTGGAGGTGCCACGTTTGGAGAATGTCCGCTCTACTTCAGTGCTCTCCAAAATTCACAAATGATTTTAAGGTTTTTATTCTCACAGTCAGAATTCGATCACCTCAGGTATGACTCTCTGACACTCGCACTATCACAAAAAACTACACGTAAATCCAGTCGATCCTATTCTTTTATCGCTCATAGTTAAGCCACACAGGGATTTCCGGTGATTGTTGGTTTTATCTATTGGTTCAGCTTACATTCATGTCAAAATGGCCACGTCCTATTTGTCGCGCAATGTGATGACAACACGTTTCCGACACACAGATATACTTTGCGAATTTATTGTCCGATTGTTTACATGCGCTTGCGATTatgttttcttaaaattcaGTATTAAATCAGTATCATCGGGTGTCCTGTGCGGGCTGAAATGGATATGATGGATCATTTGTCGGGCTGAAATGTTCCTCTGAGCCAAGCGGAAGTTAGAAAATAACACAGCGAACCAACGGGAATGGGAAACCATTAAATTTTTcgtgctgttgtgttgttcaAACTGCGCATCTTAGCAGATGCAAAGCTTTTAAACTTTTTAGTTTTTGCGAGGATGAAACGGTTGCCAGAGAAACACATTCTCAGTCCTCTCAGCAAGAtgacagaaacaaaaacgATATCCAAGAAGGATCCAAGCCCCAAAACTCGAAAGGAACTAACTTTGTGGGACCTTGCACTTAAAAGAGTTGAATGGTTGGTGAGACCAGAGACGAATCGATTGCAAACTACATTCAGTAAGCCCGACAGAATTATTTAGCAGCATTCTTCTAGCATCATTCTAAAGGATAGCTCTAGCTTGTTTGTTCTAGGAGTCCATCTACTTCCGGTAAAGTCGTAGGTAGAAATAATACCTGATACCATATATCCACGCACCGATGTGAAATTAATGTAAGCTAGGTTTTGTCTTTATTATAATTAAACTTTAAATCTACCCAAAGCTGGCTCAGTTATGTTCACTTAATTATGCCAAACTATATATCACTTAATTACATgtaattgtaaaattaatttcaacatttcaaaatggcgactTCTTTGTTGTTTACTTAATTCTTTACCTTTTCTTTGCAAACGCCAGTCACAGCGAAAATTGTTTAGAGAAATTTTGCTGTTTACTGCCAAGTTTTATGTAAACAATAAAACGCAGTGCGGGCAGTGCTTACTCTTTACACCAGCAAATACTACTCTGTTGTCTGTGTACTGGGAGTTCTCACTCGACTTAAATTCTGCCAAAAATGTCGCTGAGTGTCATACTCTAACAGTTGGTTCTTCTTCAGTAGTTCTGTAAGACTTTTCTACCAAATATTTACATTTCTTCCTGTTAAAGAAAAGCACTTAATTACACTTGCTCTGCGTTTGGCGAGTTAATCGATCCACcttaatttgcaatttttcttcattcgaGGTCATACTTTCTATAAAAAAGTTACTGTAAGATGTCATAAAGTCATACTATAAGTTGGCCCCAAGAAGCATGGAGTACAAGAATATAACCAACCAAcccagaaaataaaaacattggCTTTTAATCTATATTTGTCTAAAGAAGTTCATAGCTAATAAGCATTAGTTATTGTAACTTACTTTTTTGGGAAAA is a window from the Acropora palmata chromosome 1, jaAcrPala1.3, whole genome shotgun sequence genome containing:
- the LOC141893014 gene encoding uncharacterized protein LOC141893014 yields the protein MANVLINVRNALDNLPSTKVFGWLDSTVALHWIKGNGQYKQFVANRVVKIQLYKEIEWRYVPTDENPADLASRGALVHSVFWQQGLAWLQDKSEWPINPVTRSSPASEVEGKVIKEVLNLAQTKPEPDKFEELLKHTSLRRTLRVCAWIKKFIHNCKNKEMKLGPLLTEEIEDVRGWWIKRVQRRDKETTGYPQLSEQLNLRPNAEGVMTCHGRIQGQTPIYLPSSERFTQKLVHQVHCETLHGGVTLTMAARFIARRGRPCVIYSDNGSTFIKAEKWLRQLRDDERLHGLLEQHEIKWKFNLSRAPWWGGQFERLIGVVKASMYKTIGGATLTWSELSEVVLDVETQVNRRPLSYVEDDVELPILTPATFLYQRTNHLPEEETWRITDRDIQRRVSANL
- the LOC141893092 gene encoding uncharacterized protein LOC141893092, giving the protein MTKVNKAVLLSIDNPNYGQLINEYPHLQGVKITDRDTKEQLPIHVVLGSGEYACVKTETKPQIGQDGEPVAEKTKLGWFIMSPGSEFDHNTMLLKQTSQSDYEELCRLDVLALADTPEHDQSMVHAEFKEQLQRSPELWYETGLPWRGNHPELPTNKQGSIRHLSSLTRKLQCINLTDEYDAIIREQLQKIIVEVATEEIVGKEFYIPHKAVIRETAETTKMRIVYDASARSTPESPLLNECLYPGPPLQNKLWDILLRQRAYPIAVTADIEKAFLQIRIRECEQDALRFHWRKSEHGKLEILRFTRALFGLAPSPFLLGGIIEAHLDAWEEREPEIVEELRRSLYVDDLLTGGQTTSHAQQRKEKAVQIFSNATFQLHKWHSNVKQLEEDTNLIVASEEQSFAKQQLNVKPTESKMLGLKSKTP